ATTCATAATTAATTATACCAAAAAAATAGTTGTGATTCAATAAAAGTTGTTATAAAAACTAAATAAAAATTAGTAGAAAAAAATCAAGGAACTAGTTTTTTGTCAAGATTTTGAGTGCAGTGCTTTTGTTAATTTTTCCGCGGCAGTGTTCATAATTTTGTGATCTAAATATTTAAAATAGGTATGATTTTTGCTTTGATATTTTAGTAAATCAGTAAAAAAATTGTAATTAAGTTTTGCCAAAAAAATTAAAAAAGCACGAAAAAACTAAACTAGGACAAAAAAATTAACAGTTTAATATTATTATAACATCATAGCATATTGCTGTGGTGTTTTTCAATTTAAAATCGATTGAATTCTATAGTTGTTGTATCAATATATATAATCTGCAATTATTTTTTTGAGATCTTCAAAAGTTATTTTACTGTAGTTTAACTCGTTTAAGCATTCACTTTTTATAATTGAAAATCAGTATTCAGCCTCCCTATTATCCAAAGAATTTCCTATGCGAGACAATGAAACAGTTCCTCCCATTTTATTTATTTTGTCAATATAGGTTTTTGAAGTGTATTGAAATCCATGGTCTGAATGAATAACAAAATTTTTATCAATAGACCTAAATGTCTTTATATTATCCATAACTAAATTAAGATCATTGCTTACAGATAATTTAAAATCTCTGATTTTTTTAGTTTTATGCTCAATTATTACAGACAAAAATACATGGCTTTCCTTAACATCTCTGGGAGCTTTTATATATGTAATATCAGTAGCAAAAATATTTCTATTTAATTTATCATTGTAGTCGCGTTTAACAATATCCGGCAGTGCGAATTTGGTGTTCTTAATTTCGTCTTTCTTCTTTTTTTTCTAATTTTGCATACTAAATTCAATCTTTTTAAATGTCTTCCAAGACTTCGAGCGTTAATGTCAATATTATATTTCATAGAAATATAAGCACTCAACCTTATGCGACCATATCTACCTTTGTTATCAAGAAAGGATTGTTTAATTATTGCATCATTTTTGTGCTCCCTTACTTTTATAACTCTAGTTTTAGATTTTGCCACTGATTGTCTGCATACATTAAAAATTTTTGCTGATTTGCTGTAGGGAATATTTAGCGTTTTGGCTTCACTAATTTTTCCTGATTTTAATTTATCTTTATTGATTTCGTAATATCTCTTAGCTATTTCTATTAATTCTTCTTTTGTAAATTCGTTTCAATCAGGTTCAATTGGTTTTTTACGTTTGCCACTTCCTGGCTTTCTGTTCGCACCTTTTTTATCTAATAATTGATCTTGCATACCATTATTATAATACCGAATAATTTTTTTGATTCTTCGAAGTAGTTGTGTTCTGGTTATAAAATTTGTACCTGGCGAAATATCATTTATATAATTTATTGTTTGTTTCAATCCAAATTCATTGTAAATTTTATAAATCATATCAAACTCATCTTTTTTAAAGTGTCTTGACATTAGTATTCTCCTTTTTGTCGCATTTGAAAATTTAAAAAAGCTAACACTTTGGGTGTTAGCTTTCTCCTTAAACTCGAACAAAAAAGCCAACACCTTTAGTGTTAATTTTTTTTGTCCTGGTTTAAACCAATGCTTTTTAAAAATTATCTCCTCAAACTGAGAAACTCCAAATTAGACAGGAACTTAATATTAATTATAGCATTAAAAAATATAACTATATAACAAAAAGTGATAGACAAGCATTTATAAATAGATAATGTTTTAAGTATTTTCACAAATTTAAATTAAATATATTGGATACATTGAAATAAAAAGGTGGAAATCCACCTAAATTCTTCAAACTATTACTAAACATAAGTTTATTTATGTTAAAATTATTTTGAAATAAAAAGGTGGAAATCCACCTAAATTCTTCAAGTGAGGTAGCAAAATGATAATAAAACGCGATTTTTATCTTAACCAAATAATTGATAAAAAAGAGAATGACAGAATCAAGATTATTACTGGCATAAGAAGATGCGGAAAATCATATTTATTATTCAATTTATATCGTGATTACCTACTTAGCAGTGGAATTAAAGAAAATCAAATTATAACAATTGCTCTTGACGAAATTGATAATATTGAATACCGAAATCCATTTAGATTAAATGAATATATTAAGAAAAAAACAAAAAATATAAACAAAATGTACTACATTTTCATTGACGAAATTCAATTATCTGAAAATGTATCAAATCCCTATGTTGAGAATAAAGAAAAAAATATAACCTTTGTAGATGTGCTTTTAAGTCTTATGAAACATAGTAACTTAGACATTTATATCACTGGCAGTAACTCTAAAATGCTTTCATCAGATTTATTAACTCAATTCAGAGACCGCGGAGACCAAGTACATGTGAATCCTTTATCTTTTGCTGAAATTTATGAATTATTTAATGACAAATCAGAAGCTTTTGAGCATTATTTTGTATATGGTGGTATGCCACATATTTATAAATTGCAAAATGATGAACAAAAAAGTCATTATTTAAAGCAGTTATTCAAGCAAACGTATATTAAAGACATTCTTGAGCGCAACCAAATACATAATGAGCAACAAATACTTGAAATCCTACTTGACTTTACATCTTCAAATATTGGTTCTTTAACCAATCCCTCTAAGCTCGCAAATCGTTTTTTGTCAGAAAAACAAATACGCATATCATCAAATACAATTTTTAAGTATCTTAAATTTTTTGAAGAATCTTATATTATTCAATGTGCTTATCGCTACGATGTAAAGGGTTCTAAATATTTTTCAACCCCACTTAAATATTATTTTTCGGATATTGGCCTAAGAAATGCAAGATTAAATTTTCGTCAAATAGAAAACACACATATAATGGAAAATATAATCTACAACGATTTACTTCGAAGAGGATACAATATTGACATTGGTGTTGTAGAACATGAATTGAAAAATGGTTCAACAAGAAAAAAAATTCAGCTTGAAATAGATTTTGTTATAAATAAAGGCCACAAAAGATACTATATTCAATCAGCGCTTAATATTGACAATTTAGAGAAAAAAGAACAAGAAATAGCCTCGCTTAAAAAAATAAATGATTCATTTAAAAAAATAGTTATAGTAAGAAACAAAATAATTCCAAAACACGATGAAAATGGTATTTTATACATTGGTTTAGAAGATTTTTTACTTAATGAATCAATAATAGACTTATAATTTTTAAATAACAACTTATTTTCGAGTTTGCCAGTTTGATGAGATAATCTTAAAACAGCGTCTGGTTTTAGGGGTTTTTTTAACTTTTTTGGCAAAAATTAATTACATATTTTAAAACTGTGGTAAAAATCAATTTATGGATAAAACAACAAAAATCATAAAAAACTACTATTTAAACTCAATGCAAATAGAAAACTCGTTTTTATTTGCAGCGAGCGTAAAAAAACATATGAAGTTTTGAAAGAACAATAACCAAAAGCCCTAAATTTATAGATTTCTAAACGGTTAGATTTAAGGCATTCCATCATATTTAAAAATATAATGGATAATTCGCATTTTCTGATTTTTTTATAGCAAAAAACATAACTAATTCCCCCTTAATTCAATATCAACAATTTATTAATTTATTCTTAGTGATGTTTATTATAACACAATTTTATTTTTGACCAAACATTTTTTTTATTTTTTACAAAAGGTTAATTTTAAAATAATAAAAATTAAGGTTTTACCGTCAAAAAACACGGATTTACCGGTATTTTTGCATATTTGTATTCCTAAAAAGTGAATTTTCCATCAAACTGGGAAACTCAGGGGTGTGATTTTTACTTTGAAATAAAAAGGTGGAAATCCACCTAAATTTTTCAAGTGAGGTAGCAAAATGATAATAAAACGCGATTTTTATCTAAACCAAATAATTGATAAAAAAGAGAATGGGAGCAGTTAAATAATCTTGAATTTAACCCCTTCGAATTCGAGTGGTTTTTGAAAAAGGCTGGCAGTAATGCATTTACCTTGTGAACTCAAAAATGGATTAATACAACAAATGCAAAAGGGATATATGCAAAACTCGAAGATGTCGAGGGACTCTTCCACATAAAGATGTTGCATTTAAATTTGCTTCTTGGTGACTATTAACAATCCTAATTCTAAAGGAGTCGAATTCAACTCCTTTAAAAAGAAGGCAGGTAGCAATATAAACTGGACAAAAAAAAGCCAACACCTTTAGTGTTAATTTTTTTTGTCCTGGTTTAACTTAGATTTTTATCTAATCGTCTTTTTTATGTGCTATTTTTTATCATTAAAATACAATTTTTTTATCCTTTCAAGTGATAATTTTATATGCTGACAGCTTTTTTGATATTGTTTAAATACAATATCAAATCCATCCTTATCATCACAAACAAAATTCCAATAATCCCTACCAATAAGTAATTCATCTTCTGCAAAAAACTGCTTCACTCTATCTTGTTTCCAAATATTTCCTTCACCAAATGAATTATATGCAGTAGCTAAAAATATTTTTATTGTATCTTGGCTATTTTCTTCAAGTGAATTTTTAAGAATGAAATACTCTTGAAGTAAAGCTATTTTTTCTGTTTTAGCTTTTTTATTATCCAAATCTCCGCCTGCTTTTAATTCAATTAAAAAATGTTCTTTTGTATCTTTTTTATAAAAATAATGATCTGTTACATGGTCTTTTTCGAAACTTCTTGTATCCTGTGGAATCACACAGTTATAAGAATTGTAATCAGTAACTTTAGGTTTAGTATGTTTTTCATAATCTGATATCATATAGTCAATATGTTGAGATTGCTGTGGTAATAAATATGATTTGACATTTTTTCTTACATCATAAGATAATTTAGCAATGTTATTTCCGATATTTTCTAATATTTTTCCAAATGAGCTGTCAAAACTTCTAACAAAAGCACTATAAAATATAAATTCTTCACCTAATTCAGCTATAAAGTAATTGTTTTTTTTCCTATTAATAACTCCATTTGGGTCATCTACCTCTTTTGTATATCTTTCTTCTAATGCAATAGAAAAACTTAAAATAGAACTTTCAACTATAGCTTCTATAGATTTTTGTTTTGATTTATCCATTGTTTATTGTCCTTTATTGTAAGTTATTGTAAATATCGTAATTTGTTATTAACAAATGCTCTGCTGTCTTATCGTTTCTATTCTGAAAACTTACAACATATTTTTTATCAAAAGTTTTGATATTAAATTCTTTATATAGATTAAAAACGAAATCTGTATTTTTTATAACTAACATAAACTTAGCACTAGTATTTTTACAAAAATTAGCTAATCTTATATGATCGTCACTTGAAAATTCATTATTAGCATAAGTTGAAAACGAAGTATCATACGGTGGGTCTAAAAATATAAAATCATTCTCATCTAATTCTACTTTATCAAAAAAATCTTCAAAATCTAGGGAATAAATTTCAGTTTTGCCTAACTTATTTTGGATTTCAAAACTCTCTATATATTCAATTTTATTTGTTAAATATTTGTTATTATAACTACTCCCACCATATGGAACATTGAATCCGCCATTCTTATTGTATCTGAACATAGATGAATAACAATATTCTCTAATAAAATAATAAATTGAACTATTAAAATGTTCGTTCAACTTTAACTTATCAAAATTATTGTACAAAAATCTAAAATGACTATACATTCCAGTTTTAAATCCCGTTTCGATGTTCAATTTAATATCATCTTTTGAAAGTTCGCCTTTGTCCTTTTCGATTTTTTTCATTCTCTTTAATTTTTTAAAAAGGCTATTTCCTAACTCTAATAATATTCTTTTTTTATCGATAATAATTTCATTATTTAATATACCATTAAATTTTTCCGTATTGTTTATAATAAATCTTGCTATTTTTATTTTAAGCTGTATATCTGAAATTCTACTAAATTTATATTCATTATATAAATCTGATAATTCATATATATAATCTTCACTGATTTTTTCTAAAATTTTCCAACATTTATCTATCTCTTTTATTGCGTAAAAGAATATATTGTTTTTTGATTGAATTGATTTATATAAATTTATTAACTCATTAGACTTATCATTTATATAATATTGTTTTATATTATCAACGGCAAAATAAACTGCACCACCCCCGACAAAAGGTTCATAAAATCTATTAATATTTGTCGGGAGATTCTCTAAAATTATTTTTAGTTCTTCGGTTTTACCACCCGGTCATTTTATAAAAGGCTTCATACTAATTATTCTCCTTATAAATCTCTACTACATCTTCAACTACCCAAAGATAAATCGGTAGTTACTAAGTTTCCCAGTTTGGCGAGATAATCTTAGAAAGTGTCCGGTTTTGGGTACTTTTTAAAGATTTTTGACAAAAGTTAATTACCTATTTTAAAACAATGGCAAAAATCAATTTATAACTAAAATACCAAAAATCATAAAAAAATACAACTATTATTTAAACTCAATGCAAATAGAAAACTCGTTTTTATTTGCATTGAGCCTAAAAAAACATATGAAGTTTTGAAAGAACAATAACTAAAAGCCCTAAATTTGTAGATTTCTAAACGGTTAAATTTAAGGCATTCCATCATATTTAAAAATATAATGGATAATTCGCATTTTCTGATTTTTTTATAGCAAAAAACATAACTAATTCCCCCTTAATTCAATATCGACAATTTATTAATTTATTCTTAGTGATGTTTATTATAACACAATTTTATTTTTGACCAAACATTTTTTTTTTTTTTTTTTGCAAAAGGTTAATTTCAAAATAATAAAAATTAAGGTTTTAGCGTCAAAAAACACGGATTTACCGGTATTTTTGCATATTTATATTCACTAAAAAGCGAATTTTTGCTATCAAACTGCCAAACTAAGGGGTGTGATTTTTACTTTGATATTTTAGTAAATCAGTAAAAAATTGTAATTAACTTTTGCCAAAAAAATTAAAAAAGCTCCTAAAAACAGACGCTTTTTTAAAGTTATCTTATCAAACTGGGAAACTCAGGGGTGTGATTTTTACTTTGAAATAAAAAGGTGGAAATCCACCTAAATTTTTCAAGCGAGGTAGCAAAATGATAATAAAAGCGATTTTTATCTTAACCAAATAATTGATAAAAAAGAGAATGGGAGCAGTTAAATAATCTTGAATTTAACCCCTTCGAATTCGAGGGGTTTTTGAAAAAGGCTGGCAGTAATACATTTACCTTATCACCTCAAAAATGGATTAATACAACAAATGCAAAAGGGATTTATGTGAAACTAGGAAGATATGGTGGGACTTTTGCACATAAGGATATTGCATTTAAATTTGCATCTTGGAGACTATTAACAATCCTAATTTTAAAGGGGTCGAATTCGACCCCTTTAAAAAGAAAGCAGGTAGCAATGCAAACTCGAACAAAAAGCCAACGTCTTAGTGTTAATTTTTTTTTGCCCTGGTTTATTAAACCCGACATTTTTTTAAGATATGTCATCAAACCGGGAAACTCGGGAAGCACATTTTTGTAAATAAACATAAATTCAACTATCAAAGTTACTATTTTTAAATAGATAAAAAAGAAAAACAAGTTAAGAATTTTAAAAATAAACTTAAATTTTTTGTCTTTAAATTTATTAATTAACAAAAAGACCTACGATTTTCCTTCTATCTCAATAAATTTTTTGCTTTTATAACCACGAAAATCTACTCTTGCAATTTCATCATAATATTCAGTTCAATCATTAGAATCTCAAGAAAAGAGAAGATGTTGTTGTAAAATTAATTCTTTTTCTTGCTGACTGTATAAATTAGTATTTTCTAGAAAGTCTGTAAAATACCCAAATTCATGGCCTGTTTCTTTTAGAAATTTATTTAACGCATCGCGATATAAAATTAATTCTTCCATAGATGATCCAATCACATTTTTAGTTAAATTATTTTGCCTTGGCGATCTAGAAACATAGAACTCCGGATCCTTGCCATCACGCAGAAAAATGTCTTGTTCAAGTTTGACTAATTTTTGTTTAAAATAATACTTTAAAATTTCGTATTTACCTTGATAAATATTATTATATAAATTTGAATGGCAAAATCAGTAATAAATTTTTTGACCATCGACATTCAATAAAATGAAATTTTTTAGTGCAATTGGCAAAATTCATGTATCGCCTGCTCCATAGGCGGAGTAGTAATATGGTTTAAATCAAAAAACTGGCTTTTCTGAGTCAAATTGGGAAATTATCTCATCAAGAAGTCCATATTCTTGTCCACCAAAGTAAAAAATTTCGAAATTTTCAAGTTTTAATTTGGCCCAACTTGGCAGAATAAGAAAATCAGGCT
This sequence is a window from Mesomycoplasma ovipneumoniae. Protein-coding genes within it:
- a CDS encoding IS3 family transposase; amino-acid sequence: MSVIIEHKTKKIRDFKLSVSNDLNLVMDNIKTFRSIDKNFVIHSDHGFQYTSKTYIDKINKMGGTVSLSRIGNSLDNREAEYWFSIIKSECLNELNYSKITFEDLKKIIADYIYWYNNYRIQSILNWKTPQQYAMML
- a CDS encoding IS3 family transposase; this translates as MSRHFKKDEFDMIYKIYNEFGLKQTINYINDISPGTNFITRTQLLRRIKKIIRYYNNGMQDQLLDKKGANRKPGSGKRKKPIEPDWNEFTKEELIEIAKRYYEINKDKLKSGKISEAKTLNIPYSKSAKIFNVCRQSVAKSKTRVIKVREHKNDAIIKQSFLDNKGRYGRIRLSAYISMKYNIDINARSLGRHLKRLNLVCKIRKKRRKTKLRTPNSHCRILLNATTMIN
- a CDS encoding ATP-binding protein, with product MIIKRDFYLNQIIDKKENDRIKIITGIRRCGKSYLLFNLYRDYLLSSGIKENQIITIALDEIDNIEYRNPFRLNEYIKKKTKNINKMYYIFIDEIQLSENVSNPYVENKEKNITFVDVLLSLMKHSNLDIYITGSNSKMLSSDLLTQFRDRGDQVHVNPLSFAEIYELFNDKSEAFEHYFVYGGMPHIYKLQNDEQKSHYLKQLFKQTYIKDILERNQIHNEQQILEILLDFTSSNIGSLTNPSKLANRFLSEKQIRISSNTIFKYLKFFEESYIIQCAYRYDVKGSKYFSTPLKYYFSDIGLRNARLNFRQIENTHIMENIIYNDLLRRGYNIDIGVVEHELKNGSTRKKIQLEIDFVINKGHKRYYIQSALNIDNLEKKEQEIASLKKINDSFKKIVIVRNKIIPKHDENGILYIGLEDFLLNESIIDL
- a CDS encoding TdeIII family type II restriction endonuclease — encoded protein: MDKSKQKSIEAIVESSILSFSIALEERYTKEVDDPNGVINRKKNNYFIAELGEEFIFYSAFVRSFDSSFGKILENIGNNIAKLSYDVRKNVKSYLLPQQSQHIDYMISDYEKHTKPKVTDYNSYNCVIPQDTRSFEKDHVTDHYFYKKDTKEHFLIELKAGGDLDNKKAKTEKIALLQEYFILKNSLEENSQDTIKIFLATAYNSFGEGNIWKQDRVKQFFAEDELLIGRDYWNFVCDDKDGFDIVFKQYQKSCQHIKLSLERIKKLYFNDKK
- a CDS encoding DNA adenine methylase — translated: MKPFIKWPGGKTEELKIILENLPTNINRFYEPFVGGGAVYFAVDNIKQYYINDKSNELINLYKSIQSKNNIFFYAIKEIDKCWKILEKISEDYIYELSDLYNEYKFSRISDIQLKIKIARFIINNTEKFNGILNNEIIIDKKRILLELGNSLFKKLKRMKKIEKDKGELSKDDIKLNIETGFKTGMYSHFRFLYNNFDKLKLNEHFNSSIYYFIREYCYSSMFRYNKNGGFNVPYGGSSYNNKYLTNKIEYIESFEIQNKLGKTEIYSLDFEDFFDKVELDENDFIFLDPPYDTSFSTYANNEFSSDDHIRLANFCKNTSAKFMLVIKNTDFVFNLYKEFNIKTFDKKYVVSFQNRNDKTAEHLLITNYDIYNNLQ